A single Nostoc sp. PCC 7107 DNA region contains:
- a CDS encoding aldo/keto reductase, protein MRYKLLGKSGLRVSELCLGTMTFGEDWGWGASADESRKIFDTFTEAGGNFIDTANGYTDGSSEKIVGELIAKDRERFVVATKYSFPLRMGEKTGNPNGSGNHRKNLVQSLEGSLKRLNTDYIDLFWLHAWDFTTPIEEVMRSLDDVVRQGKVLYIGISDAPAWIVAQANTIAQYQGWTKFIALQIEYNLIQRTPERDLLPMAKAFDLAITPWSPLAGGVLTGKYNQLVQPGEEQGRLANTGMGTVSERSLAIAEVVSQVAGEVGRSPSQVALAWLRAQSGVVIPIVGARKLSQFQDNLACLDLSLSPEHLQRLNEVSQIELGFPHDFLQNDMIRDRLFGGTFNTIDNHHL, encoded by the coding sequence ATGAGATACAAACTCTTGGGCAAAAGTGGGTTGAGAGTTTCTGAACTCTGCTTGGGAACTATGACCTTTGGTGAAGATTGGGGTTGGGGTGCTTCTGCTGATGAAAGTCGCAAAATCTTTGATACTTTCACAGAAGCAGGCGGGAATTTTATTGACACCGCCAATGGTTACACAGATGGTAGTAGTGAAAAAATTGTCGGTGAATTAATTGCCAAAGACCGAGAACGCTTTGTAGTTGCAACTAAATATTCATTTCCATTGCGAATGGGTGAAAAAACAGGTAATCCTAATGGTAGTGGCAACCATCGCAAGAATTTGGTGCAATCTTTAGAAGGTAGCCTCAAACGCCTGAATACAGATTATATTGATTTATTTTGGTTACACGCTTGGGACTTCACAACTCCGATTGAGGAGGTAATGCGATCGCTTGATGATGTAGTCCGTCAAGGTAAAGTTCTTTACATTGGGATTTCTGATGCCCCCGCTTGGATTGTGGCACAAGCTAATACTATCGCTCAATATCAAGGCTGGACAAAGTTTATTGCTTTGCAAATAGAGTATAATTTGATTCAACGGACACCAGAAAGAGATTTGCTCCCAATGGCCAAAGCCTTTGATTTAGCTATCACACCGTGGTCGCCGTTAGCTGGTGGGGTACTAACAGGTAAGTATAATCAGCTTGTGCAACCAGGAGAAGAACAAGGCAGACTGGCAAACACAGGTATGGGAACAGTATCAGAACGCAGTTTAGCGATCGCTGAGGTAGTGAGTCAAGTTGCCGGTGAGGTCGGTCGTTCACCTTCCCAAGTTGCATTAGCTTGGTTACGCGCCCAAAGTGGTGTAGTTATCCCCATCGTTGGCGCACGCAAACTCAGTCAATTTCAAGATAACTTGGCTTGTTTAGATCTCAGCTTATCACCAGAACATCTGCAACGTCTGAATGAAGTCAGTCAAATTGAACTTGGTTTTCCTCATGACTTTTTACAGAATGATATGATCCGCGATCGCCTTTTTGGTGGCACATTCAATACTATAGACAATCATCACCTGTGA
- a CDS encoding pirin family protein, with translation MAIVQLIEPEVKDLGGFIARRSLPYPQRQMVGPFIFFDHLGPSVLPANKGIDVRPHPHINLATLTYLFDGAIMHRDSLGTVQEIQPGAVNWMTAGKGIAHSERSPDFDRHNEATIHGIQTWIALPVEYEETEPCFIHYTAETIPTWEENGTIIKLIAGTASGYTSPVKVFSPILYLDVVLSAHTHFTISADYAERAVYSVTEGLSINDEPIEPYRLAILEPGDEVRVSAIAAARCIVIGGEPLGKRYKWWNFVSSRPERIEQAKADWRDNRFAKVVDETEFIPLPEVVTEANPL, from the coding sequence ATGGCGATAGTTCAACTGATTGAACCTGAAGTTAAAGATTTGGGTGGGTTTATCGCCCGCCGTAGTTTGCCATATCCTCAACGCCAAATGGTCGGGCCATTTATTTTTTTTGATCATCTCGGCCCTTCGGTTTTGCCGGCTAACAAAGGTATTGATGTGAGACCACATCCTCATATCAATCTGGCAACCCTAACTTACTTATTTGATGGTGCAATCATGCACCGTGATAGTTTGGGTACTGTGCAAGAAATTCAACCGGGTGCAGTTAATTGGATGACGGCGGGAAAAGGAATTGCTCATTCAGAGCGATCACCTGATTTTGACCGTCACAACGAGGCGACTATTCATGGTATTCAAACCTGGATTGCTTTACCTGTGGAGTACGAAGAAACTGAGCCTTGCTTCATTCACTATACTGCTGAAACTATTCCTACCTGGGAAGAAAATGGCACTATCATCAAACTCATTGCAGGAACAGCATCGGGTTATACCTCACCTGTGAAAGTTTTTTCTCCCATCCTTTATTTAGATGTGGTACTGTCTGCTCATACTCACTTTACTATCTCCGCTGATTATGCCGAGAGGGCAGTATACAGTGTCACTGAGGGACTGAGTATTAATGATGAACCAATAGAACCTTATCGCCTGGCGATTCTAGAACCAGGTGATGAGGTGAGAGTTTCGGCGATCGCGGCGGCTCGGTGTATTGTGATTGGTGGTGAGCCATTGGGCAAACGCTATAAATGGTGGAATTTCGTCTCCAGCCGACCAGAGCGCATAGAACAAGCTAAAGCTGATTGGCGCGACAACCGCTTTGCTAAGGTGGTAGATGAAACAGAGTTTATTCCCCTACCAGAAGTGGTGACAGAGGCTAATCCGTTGTAG
- the dps gene encoding DNA starvation/stationary phase protection protein Dps, which produces MSDNKQTSRLYPTRIDIPAEARSQIVAILNQTLAATLDLKTQTKQAHWNVKGTDFYQLHELFDEIAGELEEYVDMVAERVTALGGYAFGTARLAASNSILPEYPLDILDGKNHVTALADRFAPYGKHIREAIAKTNDLGDADTADLYTEISRTIDKRLWFLEAHLQVAEIKAENGSVAAKTPANVR; this is translated from the coding sequence ATGAGCGACAATAAGCAGACATCCCGCCTTTACCCTACTCGGATTGATATTCCAGCCGAAGCCCGTTCTCAAATCGTGGCCATTCTCAATCAAACATTGGCAGCTACTTTGGATTTAAAAACCCAGACGAAGCAAGCCCACTGGAATGTTAAAGGTACTGACTTCTATCAGTTGCATGAATTGTTTGATGAGATTGCTGGCGAATTAGAAGAATACGTTGATATGGTTGCTGAACGTGTCACGGCTTTAGGTGGCTACGCTTTTGGAACCGCTAGACTCGCTGCTAGTAACTCCATCTTGCCAGAATATCCCTTGGATATTTTGGATGGCAAAAACCATGTAACAGCATTAGCAGACCGTTTCGCGCCTTACGGTAAACATATCCGAGAAGCGATCGCTAAAACCAACGACTTAGGTGATGCTGATACCGCTGACCTTTACACCGAAATTTCTCGCACCATTGACAAACGACTTTGGTTCTTAGAAGCTCATCTACAAGTAGCTGAAATCAAAGCAGAAAATGGCTCAGTTGCAGCTAAAACACCCGCTAATGTGAGATAA
- a CDS encoding 3'-5' exonuclease — translation MMNWNQYDYLLVLDLEATCCDQGTIKRHEMEIIEIGAVMVEAQNLTVIDEFQTFIKPVRYPILTDFCKSLTSITQIYVDQAPGYPEAIAILQKWLSHYPNAVFGSWGDYDRNQFKQDSKFHNLPFPIAYPHINLKQHFSESQSLSKRYGMAEALQLVNIELQGTHHRGIDDARNIAKLLPWILNRQKL, via the coding sequence ATGATGAACTGGAATCAATATGATTATTTATTAGTACTCGATTTAGAAGCCACTTGTTGTGATCAAGGAACTATCAAACGGCATGAGATGGAAATCATCGAAATTGGAGCCGTTATGGTTGAGGCACAAAATTTAACAGTCATTGATGAGTTTCAAACGTTTATCAAGCCGGTGCGCTATCCAATACTCACAGATTTCTGTAAATCATTGACATCAATTACGCAGATATATGTTGATCAGGCTCCTGGATATCCTGAAGCGATCGCAATACTGCAAAAATGGTTATCTCATTATCCCAATGCTGTATTTGGTTCCTGGGGAGACTATGATCGTAACCAGTTTAAACAAGACAGCAAGTTTCACAATCTTCCCTTTCCTATCGCTTATCCTCATATAAATCTCAAACAGCATTTTAGTGAAAGTCAAAGCTTATCTAAGCGCTATGGTATGGCAGAAGCTTTGCAACTCGTAAATATAGAACTACAAGGAACACATCATCGTGGTATTGATGATGCGAGAAATATTGCTAAACTTTTGCCTTGGATTCTCAACAGACAAAAGTTGTAG
- a CDS encoding Mo-dependent nitrogenase C-terminal domain-containing protein: MDFLNKPQVNNSLLNQLRNQLDVLEIRDDKLARLLCTIIPSHCPFERNISILGRTLFRIPPLCKLNPLYEQVVGLRFKCLMYLADECGEDVTKYC, translated from the coding sequence ATGGACTTCTTAAATAAACCTCAAGTCAATAACAGTTTATTAAATCAGTTACGGAATCAGCTTGATGTTTTAGAAATACGGGACGATAAACTTGCCAGATTATTATGTACAATCATTCCCTCTCATTGCCCGTTTGAGAGAAATATATCAATATTAGGACGGACGCTTTTTCGCATTCCACCTTTGTGCAAGTTAAATCCTCTTTATGAGCAAGTAGTTGGTCTGCGTTTTAAGTGTTTGATGTATCTAGCCGATGAATGTGGTGAAGATGTGACAAAATATTGTTAG
- a CDS encoding pirin family protein: MSQNTINYLIHDRNNRGRSQIGWLDSYHTFSFSHFYDPNRMGFRSLRVINDDRVAPGAGFPTHGHRDMEILTYVLSGAVEHKDSLGTGSVIRPGDAQIMSAGTGIMHSEFNPSPTEPLHLLQIWILPDEQGLAPRYEQKTFPIEEKRGQLRLIAAKDGRDGAVTIHQDVDLYVSILENGDVVNYHLKRDRYAWLQIAQGVATLNGEELRAGDGVQISGEEQLEISTDVGAEVLLFDLG; encoded by the coding sequence ATGTCTCAAAATACAATTAACTATCTAATTCATGATAGAAATAATCGCGGTCGTAGCCAAATTGGTTGGCTTGATAGCTACCATACATTTTCCTTCAGTCATTTTTACGATCCCAATCGGATGGGATTCCGTTCTCTGCGAGTGATTAACGATGATCGCGTTGCACCAGGTGCGGGTTTTCCTACCCACGGCCACCGAGATATGGAAATCCTCACTTATGTCCTATCTGGCGCAGTCGAGCATAAAGACAGCTTAGGTACAGGTTCCGTCATTCGTCCTGGTGATGCTCAAATTATGAGTGCTGGTACAGGCATCATGCACAGCGAGTTTAATCCCTCACCCACTGAACCACTGCACCTACTGCAAATCTGGATTTTACCTGATGAACAAGGCCTGGCTCCCAGATATGAACAAAAAACATTTCCTATCGAAGAAAAGCGCGGTCAATTACGCTTAATCGCCGCCAAAGATGGCCGCGACGGTGCGGTGACAATTCATCAAGATGTTGATTTATACGTTTCTATTTTAGAAAACGGTGATGTGGTAAATTATCATCTGAAACGCGATCGCTATGCTTGGTTGCAAATAGCCCAAGGTGTAGCCACATTGAACGGTGAAGAACTCAGAGCCGGCGATGGGGTGCAAATCAGTGGCGAAGAACAACTGGAAATCAGTACTGATGTTGGCGCAGAAGTTCTCTTGTTTGATTTAGGTTGA
- a CDS encoding bifunctional diguanylate cyclase/phosphodiesterase — protein MKLHHKLYLYTSLANFRLLKKSYTAKIMSVAFLGTHVPLLTLLFCFVTSNSYSWEMIIRVLLIALFATLIGTAATLYALHYLLAPVILTSAALQDYFHTKKLPELPTEYADEAGTLMADTSQTLHKLDELIHQISNYDNLTGLPNRDLFSDRLYQNISQSQNQQQMVAVLLLGIDDFTGISHGLEHEKSNLLLRAVAQRLTNCIGQTDILAHLSQDEFAIAHIEILSFESVIKLSQLLLGTISKPFFIDGQQIHITASIGITINNLGDRNYVDQLLQQAHIALYQAKQQGRSQHRFYSPEINARLQERLTIENELRGALDRGEMVVYYQPLIDLQTRQITAVEALVRWQHPTRGLISPAQFIPIAEDNGLIISIGEWVLRTACAQNRAWQLAGMEPIRMSVNLSARQFEKPNLVEVIKQVLQETELSASYLELEVTESFLMGDVQRSVTTLKQLRELGLWLALDDFGTGYSSLNYLNQFPVNMLKIDRSFVQNITVASDGGAVTDAIIALAKSLQLKITAEGVETQEQLEYLEQRGCQEGQGYYFGIPAPAQRITELLKRNSQQLEHLIA, from the coding sequence ATGAAGCTACATCACAAACTTTATCTCTACACATCTCTAGCTAACTTTCGCTTGCTCAAGAAAAGTTATACAGCCAAAATCATGTCAGTAGCCTTTTTAGGTACTCATGTACCTTTGCTGACTTTACTATTCTGTTTCGTTACATCTAATTCTTATTCTTGGGAGATGATAATACGAGTATTGCTGATTGCTTTATTCGCAACACTCATCGGTACAGCTGCTACACTTTATGCACTGCACTATCTTTTAGCTCCAGTTATTTTAACTTCGGCTGCATTGCAAGATTATTTTCATACTAAAAAATTACCAGAACTCCCTACAGAATATGCAGATGAAGCAGGTACATTAATGGCAGATACCTCGCAAACTCTGCATAAATTAGATGAATTGATTCATCAGATTAGTAATTATGACAATTTAACTGGATTACCAAATCGGGATTTATTTAGCGATCGCCTTTATCAGAACATCTCGCAATCACAGAATCAGCAGCAGATGGTAGCTGTGCTGTTGCTGGGCATTGATGATTTTACAGGTATCAGTCATGGGTTGGAGCATGAAAAATCTAATTTGCTTTTAAGAGCAGTTGCCCAGCGTTTAACCAATTGTATAGGTCAAACAGATATCCTCGCCCATTTGAGCCAAGATGAATTTGCGATCGCACACATCGAGATACTTTCCTTTGAGAGTGTGATCAAACTCTCACAGTTACTTCTGGGTACAATATCCAAACCTTTCTTTATCGATGGGCAGCAGATTCACATTACCGCCAGTATTGGCATCACAATTAATAATTTAGGCGATCGTAATTATGTCGATCAACTACTGCAACAGGCTCACATCGCACTTTACCAAGCAAAACAACAAGGGCGCAGTCAACATCGCTTCTACTCCCCAGAAATTAACGCGCGGTTGCAAGAGAGATTGACCATAGAAAACGAGTTACGCGGGGCTTTAGATCGGGGAGAAATGGTAGTTTATTATCAACCCCTCATTGATTTACAGACTAGACAAATAACCGCAGTGGAAGCACTGGTACGTTGGCAACATCCGACACGGGGCTTGATTTCTCCAGCCCAATTTATCCCCATTGCCGAAGACAATGGTTTAATCATCTCCATTGGAGAATGGGTATTACGTACTGCTTGCGCCCAAAATCGCGCTTGGCAATTAGCGGGAATGGAACCAATACGGATGTCAGTCAACCTCTCAGCCCGACAGTTTGAAAAACCAAACTTAGTAGAGGTTATCAAACAAGTTCTACAAGAAACAGAATTGTCAGCATCATACTTAGAATTAGAAGTAACTGAAAGCTTCTTGATGGGCGATGTGCAGCGCTCTGTCACAACCCTCAAGCAATTACGGGAACTAGGTTTATGGTTAGCCTTAGATGACTTCGGCACCGGCTATTCTTCCTTAAACTACTTGAATCAGTTCCCTGTAAATATGCTTAAAATAGACCGGTCATTCGTTCAAAATATTACAGTAGCTTCCGATGGTGGCGCGGTTACAGATGCCATTATTGCCTTAGCCAAAAGCCTCCAGTTGAAAATTACCGCTGAAGGGGTAGAGACTCAAGAACAATTGGAGTATTTAGAACAGCGTGGCTGTCAAGAAGGTCAAGGATATTATTTTGGTATCCCAGCACCCGCACAGAGAATTACGGAACTGCTTAAGCGCAATTCTCAGCAGCTAGAACATCTAATTGCATGA
- a CDS encoding RluA family pseudouridine synthase: protein MAEASPSYYYQGYCPQTGEILSLPRTTLIEEIARGLMKYLATDECYASEGKMYGVLLVESQTSEQQVIKAFSGLLNGQSVVDGWVPPIPGREAVALTEAETLAKLEAIKQEIITLQQLPEQQQYEILSGEFEQKLQVMSDRHRDCRYQRQAQRQQLCETLTGEVLTLALAELDSASRRDGIERRQLKRQRDAVLQPLQQAIATADARIRELKQQRKTLSRQLQAQMHAAYSLMNFFGQSLTLQQLMPDGLPTGTGDCCAPKLLHYAATHHLKPLAMAEFWWGQSSGDKIQGEFYQACVERCQPLMGFLLSGIKPNSSRGFLSPFSTREEIIYQDKWLIAVNKPAGLLSVPGRYQDTQDSVVSRLRNLLADGMNLVSVHRLDQATSGILLIARDRNTHYHLSQQFQQRQVQKVYEAILAGAVTKNQGVIELPLWGNPQNRPYQQVDWQHGKPSVTQFQVIAQEGEYTRVKFIPLTGRTHQLRVHAAVGLGVVILGDRLYGCATEASRLHLHARELIFYHPQLEKTIHLQAKTPF from the coding sequence ATGGCAGAAGCATCTCCTAGCTATTACTATCAAGGTTATTGTCCGCAAACGGGGGAAATTTTAAGCTTACCCCGTACTACTTTGATAGAAGAAATTGCCCGTGGTTTAATGAAATACCTGGCTACGGATGAATGTTATGCCAGCGAGGGTAAAATGTATGGGGTATTGTTGGTAGAATCACAGACTAGTGAACAACAAGTCATCAAAGCTTTTTCAGGGTTATTAAATGGTCAAAGTGTTGTGGATGGCTGGGTTCCGCCAATTCCCGGTAGAGAAGCAGTCGCTTTGACAGAAGCCGAAACTTTAGCAAAGTTAGAGGCTATTAAACAAGAAATTATTACCTTACAACAATTACCAGAACAACAGCAGTATGAAATATTATCTGGTGAATTTGAGCAGAAATTACAAGTAATGAGCGATCGCCATCGTGATTGCAGATATCAACGCCAAGCACAACGCCAGCAGCTTTGCGAAACACTCACAGGAGAAGTTCTCACCCTCGCACTAGCAGAACTTGACTCAGCCAGCCGTCGAGATGGAATTGAACGACGACAACTCAAACGTCAGCGAGATGCAGTTTTACAGCCACTTCAACAAGCAATTGCCACCGCAGACGCAAGAATACGAGAATTAAAACAACAGCGTAAAACATTATCTCGCCAACTCCAAGCCCAGATGCACGCGGCTTACTCTTTGATGAATTTTTTTGGGCAGTCTCTAACTTTACAACAATTAATGCCAGATGGTTTACCCACAGGTACAGGAGACTGTTGCGCCCCAAAACTATTACATTACGCCGCCACCCATCACCTCAAACCCCTCGCAATGGCTGAATTTTGGTGGGGTCAATCTTCAGGAGATAAAATTCAAGGGGAATTTTATCAAGCTTGTGTAGAACGTTGTCAGCCGTTGATGGGGTTTTTGCTGTCGGGTATTAAACCTAATAGTTCAAGGGGATTTCTCAGCCCCTTTTCTACTAGAGAGGAGATTATTTATCAAGACAAATGGCTGATTGCTGTGAATAAACCTGCGGGACTGTTATCTGTTCCCGGACGTTATCAAGACACCCAAGATAGTGTGGTGAGTCGTTTACGGAATTTATTAGCTGATGGGATGAACCTTGTATCTGTGCATCGCTTGGATCAAGCGACTTCTGGTATTTTGTTGATAGCACGCGATCGCAATACTCACTATCATCTCAGTCAACAATTCCAACAGCGACAAGTACAGAAAGTCTATGAAGCCATCCTCGCAGGTGCAGTGACAAAAAATCAAGGTGTAATTGAATTACCACTTTGGGGAAATCCGCAAAATCGTCCTTATCAACAAGTTGATTGGCAACATGGTAAACCTAGCGTGACTCAGTTTCAGGTAATCGCCCAGGAAGGCGAATACACCCGTGTAAAGTTTATTCCTCTCACCGGACGCACCCATCAGTTGCGGGTTCATGCGGCGGTAGGATTAGGCGTGGTAATATTAGGCGATCGCCTTTATGGATGTGCGACTGAGGCTAGTCGTCTACATCTCCACGCCAGGGAACTGATTTTTTACCATCCCCAATTAGAAAAAACAATTCATTTACAAGCAAAAACGCCTTTTTAA